The sequence GGTAAAGGTGTCCTTAAAGCCGTCTCGAACGTAAATGACCTTATCTTCCCCGAACTGGTTGGAATTTCGGTCTACGAGCAAAGCATGATTGATAAAATTATGCTCGAATTAGACGGTACGTCAAACAAGGGCCGTTTGGGTGCCAACGCCATTCTCGGCGTGTCTCTGGCCGTGGCAAAAGCAGCCGCTCAGGAAGCAGGTCTGCCCCTGTACCGGTACGTTGGCGGAGTTAATGCCAACACGTTGCCAGTGCCTATGATGAACATCCTCAATGGCGGCTCCCATGCCGATAACTCCATCGATTTCCAGGAGTTCATGGTTATGCCCGCCAATGCACCAAGCTTCTCGGAAGCCCTGCGCTGGGGTACAGAAATCTTCCACACGCTCAAAAAAGTGCTGAAAGGCATGGGACTGGCGACTAATGTGGGCGACGAAGGCGGATTCGCTCCGAACATCAAGTCGAATGAAGAGGCTATCCAGACGATTCTGCAAGCCATCGAGAAAGCAGGCTATCGCCCAGGCGAAGACGTTTGGATTGCTATGGATGCGGCTTCTTCCGAATTCTACAATGCAGCTGAAGGCGTCTATCATTTCAAAAAATCGACCGGCGACAAGCTGACTTCGTCCGAAATGGCGGGTTACTGGAAAGAATGGGTTAGCAAATACCCAATTCTGTCGATCGAAGATGGCATGGCCGAAGACGACTGGTCAGGCTGGAAAGCACATACCGATGCGCTGAAAGGCACTCCAACTCAACTTGTTGGCGATGACCTGTTCGTGACGAACGTAACACGCCTGCAGGAAGGTATCGATAAGGGTATAGCCAACGCCATTCTGGTGAAAGTAAACCAAATCGGTTCACTGACCGAAACAATCGATACGGTAAATCTGGCGAAACGCAATGCGTACAAAAACATCATGTCGCACCGTTCCGGCGAAACCGAAGACGCAACGATTGCGGACCTCGCCGTGGCGCTGAATACGGGCCAGATTAAAACGGGCTCAGCTTCACGTTCTGACCGGATGGCCAAGTACAATCAACTGCTTCGTATTGAAGAGGAATTGGGCGAAACTGCGTACTTCCCAGGACTTAAATTTTAGCAGGGAGCAAGGGGCACGGAGCCGGGAGGTTACTGACAACCCGGCTCTGCGCCCCGCACCCCTTGCTCCTACCCTATGCTAAACCGTCTCCTCCATTATCTGCGCAATTTTTATGTTGCTTCTGGCTTAAGCCTGCTGGCATGGATGACGTTTTTTGATGCGAATGACCTTCCGATGCAAATCCGGAACTGGTGGAAATTGCGCGAACTGGAAGGAGAAGCGACCTTCTACCAGACCCAAATCCAGAAAGTCCAAACCGAACGTCGCGAAGTGCTGGGCAATGACCGGCTTCGGGAAAAGTATGCACGGGAAAAATACCTGATGAAAAAGCCTACCGAAGATATTTTCGTCATCGTTGACGAGAAAAATGAACCGATTGAAAAATAATGCTGAAAGCGACATGATGTTTCTGTAGCGTTCAGCATTCATCCTTTATGATAAACGTTCTCTTCGTTTGTTATGGTAACATTTGCCGGTCGCCAGTGGCAGAGGGCGTATTCCGGACGTTAGTCGAAGAACAGGAATTAAGCAAACTTATTCAATGTGATTCGGCTGGCACGGCGTCTTTTCACATTGGTCAGCTATCTGATCGTCGAACACGGGAAAACGCCCTCGAACATGGTCTGACACTCACCCACCGCGCCCGGCGCATCACTGGCGACGATCTGGCCCTGTTCAATTATTTCGTGGCGATGGATGAGACTAATCTGGAAGCCATTGAAAAGCTAAACTACCGTAGTACAGGACTGTATTCCAACGACACTATTTTTCTGCTACGTGAATTTGACCCCGACGTCAACGACGAACCGAATGTTCCAGACCCCTACTACGAAGGACCCGAAGTTTTCGAAGAAGTCTATCAAATCACGTTACGCTGCTGCCGCCAACTGCTTACGTACTTAATTCAACAGCATAATCTTAGTGAACGAAAGGGTGAATTAGCGAATGAGTGAACGATAAAGCGTCCACTTTTTACTAGTTCACCCTTTCGCTCAATCACTCATTGAACTTATGAACAAAAAAGTCATTCTCATCATCCTCGACGGTTGGGGTATCCCGCTCAAACCCGACGTATCGGCCATTGAATCGGCCAGTACGCCTTTCATGAACTCGCTGTATCCGAAGTACCCTAACAGTACACTGGAAGCATCAGGACTGGCGGTTGGTTTGCCAGCCGGGCAGATGGGCAATTCGGAAGTAGGTCACATGAATCTGGGCGCTGGCCGAATCGTTTATCAGGATCTCGTTAAGGTTAATAAAGCCGTTGATGAGCATACCCTTGATCATGAGCCTGTACTGGTTGATGCACTGACCTATGCCAAAACACAGGGCAAGAAAGTCCATTTTATCGGATTGGTCTCAGACGGTGGTGTTCATGCACACATCGACCATGTAAAAGGTCTTCTTTCCATCGCTCAAGCCCATGGCTTGACGGATGTATTCGTCCATGCTTTTACGGATGGGCGCGATACAGATCCTAAAGGTGGAGTTGGCTATCTGACCGATTTGCAGGCGCATATGGCGATCTCAACGGGAAAAATCGCGAGCGTAATTGGCCGCTATTATGCCATGGATCGCGATAATCGCTGGGAACGCGTTAAAGTTGCCTATGATGCTATGGTTCATGGAACGGGACTTCTCACCAACGAAGCCATCAGTGCGTTACAGGCTTCCTACGACGCTGGCGTTACAGACGAATTCGTGAAACCGATCATTGTCGCTAAAGCCGATGGATCTCCGGTGGCCCTTATTGAAGAGGGCGACGTGGTATTGTGCTTCAACTTCCGCACCGACCGTGGCCGCGAAATCACTCAAGCCCTTACCCAAAAAGACTTCCCCGAACAGGGCATGAAGAAATTGGCACTGGATTATATCACCATGACCAATTACGACAGCGAATTTGTGGGCGTAAAAGTTATTTTTGATAAAGACAATCTGGAAAAAACACTGGGTGAAGTGATCGCCGAGGCAGGCCGAAAACAGATTCGAATTGCCGAGACGGAAAAATATCCGCACGTAACGTTCTTCTTTTCGGGTGGTCGCGAGGAGCCTTTTGCTGGCGAAAAGCGTCTACTCTGTCCATCCCCTAAAGAGATGGTTATCTACGACGAACAAGGCGTACCGACCACAATACCGGTAAAAACCTACGATCAGAAGCCCGAAATGGCTGCTTTCGACATCCGCGATGCCATCATTCCGGAGTTGATGAGCGAGGAGCCCGACTTTATTTGTCTCAACTTTGCCAATACGGATATGGTTGGTCATACGGGCGTTTTTGAGGCTGTAGTCAAGGCTGCTGAAACGGCCGATGCCTGCGCCAAAGCTGTTACAGAAGCTGCGCTGGAACATGGCTATGCAACGATCATCATCGCCGACCACGGTAATGCGGAGTACATGCGTAACGACGACGGTACGCCTAACACAGCGCATACGACCAATCTGGTGCCCTGCATCCTGGTTGATAAAGACTATCATCTAGCACTAAACAATGGCAAACTCGCTGATATCGCCCCAACCATCCTGCAACTCATGGGTATTCCCCAACCGCCAGAAATGACGGGAGTGAGTTTGATCAAGGAGTAATCTTCAATTCGCAAAAAGCCCTGCCAGGAATCCTGGCAGGGCTTTTTTATACTTTTTTCGTTTCTACTACATCTCCAGCAGAAGACGGGCGGGATCTTCCAGAATCTGCTTCACACGGACAAGGAAGCTAACCGATTCTTTCCCATCAATGATGCGGTGATCGTACGATAAAGCGACATACATGATTGGCCGAATCACGATTTCACCATTCACGACAACTGGCCGCTCAACGATATTATGCATACCCAGAATAGCTGACTGGGGTGCGTTAATAATTGGCGTCGAAAGCATTGAACCAAATGTGCCGCCGTTGGTGATAGTGAACGTACCGCCGGTCATCTGCTCAATGGTCAGCTTATTGTCACGGGCCAGCCCGGCGAGCCTGCCGATCTCTTTTTCGATTTGCGCAAAGCTTAACTTTTCAGCATTCCGGATAACGGGTACAACAAGCCCGCGCTCCGTCGAAACAGCGATAGAAACATCACAGAAATCGTTATAAATGATGCTATCTCCGTCGATCTGAGCATTTACGGCCGGGAATTCCTTCAGAGCGGCACAAATAGCCTTCGTAAAGAAGGACATGAAGCCAAGCCCTACGCCATGTTTCTCTTTGAATTTGTCTTTGTATTTGTTCCGCAGATCCATGATCGGCTTCATATCCACCTCATTGAAGGTAGTCAGCATAGCCGTTTCATTCTTAACAGCAACCAATCGGCGGGCAATTGTCCGGCGCAGGGAGGTCATTTTCTCCCGGCGCTGACCACGTTCGCCAGCGACAACCGGTGCTGGTGCTGCGGGTTTAGCCACGGCAGGTTGGGCCGGAGGTGCAGGTTGTGCAGCAGGTGCTGCGGGTTGTACCGGAGCAGGCGACGCTTTCAGCGCATCTTCTTTGGTTACACGTCCACCAACACCGGTTCCCTGCACTTGTTGCGCACTGACACCTTTTTCATCCAGAATTTTAGCGGCAGCCGGTGAAGGGTAATGAGCGGCATAACCATTCTGACCATTACTGACGGCTTCAGCAGGTGCTGCAGGCTGAGCGGCAGGCGCGGGTTGAGCAGGTTGTGGTGTGGCTACTGGCTGGGCAGTTGCGGCACCCGTTTCAATCTTCGCAATCAATGCGCCAATGGGCAACGTTTCGCCTGCCTGGGCTACGATCCGGAGCGTTCCGGCCGCTTCGGCAGGGAGTTCAAACGTGGCTTTGTCAGATTCGAGTTCGCACAAAACTTCGTCGAGAGCAACCTGATCGCCGTCTTTTTTACTCCACGAGGCAATAGTCACTTCCGTAACTGATTCACCAACAGCAGGGACTTTCATTTCCACAACGCTACCACCCGTGGCTGCTGCGACTGGTGCCGCTGCAGGTTCGGCAACTGGTTGTGAAACCGGAGTCGATTCGGCAACAGGAGCCGCCTGTTCTGCAGGTTTAGGCACTTCAGCCTTGGCTGGCTCAGGTGTCGGGGCCGCACTTGGTGCGCTACCGCCGTTATCAATTGTGCAAATGCTGGCGCCGATCGGCAACACATCGCCCTCCTGTGCCAGAATGTGAAGGATTCCGTCGGCTTCGGCCGTTAATTCAAACGTCGCTTTATCGGAGTCGAGTCCACAGAGAACGTCGTCCATTTTTACATGATCACCTTCTTTCTTATACCAGGTGCCAACAGTAACTTCGGTAATGGATTCCCCCACTGGAGGAATTTTCATATCAACGGCCATTTTTCTATAGTTTGTGGTTCTTGGTTTGTGGTTTATCGTTCTATTAAAACGATAAACCACAAATGGCAAAACTCCTTGTTATTCAAACGCTCTGCGAACGATGTCTGCTTGTTCCTGGGTATGTATTTTGGGGTAACCCGTTGCTGGCGAAGCCGCAGCCTTCCGTGAGATAATCGGCAGACCCATGCCGACACGCAACAGGTAAGACCAGTATCCCATGTTTTCTGGTTCTTCCTGTACCCAGAATAGCTCCGCTTTTTTGTACTGACTCAGTACAGCATCCAACTGTTTTTTAGGCAATGGAGCCAGCTGTTCCAGCCGAACGATAGCTACATCATCACGCTGATCAGCCTGCTGCTTGTCCAACAGGTCATAATACACTTTCCCCGTGCAAAGTAAGACGCGTTTCACCTTTTTAGCCTGTGCATAACTATCGCCAAGAACTTCCTGGAAGCTACCTTGCGTCAGTTCATCCACAGGCGAAATGCATTTGGGATGACGTAGCAACGACTTAGGCGACATAACCACAAGTGGTTTACGGAATGCCCATGCCAGTTGCCGACGCATCAGGTGGAAGAAGTTGGCTGGCGTCGTGATGTTGGCCACGACCATATTGTGTTCGGCATAGAGCTGTAAATAGCGTTCTGGACGGGCATTCGAGTGCTCAGGTCCCTGACCCTCGTACCCATGCGGCAGCAGGAGCGCCAAACCGTTCTGGATACCCCACTTCGATTCGGCAGCCGCGATAAACTGGTCGATGATCAACTGGGCACCATTCGAGAAATCACCAAATTGTGCCTCCCAAATGACCAATGCGTGGGGGTTCGCCATGGCATAACCATATTCAAATCCCAACACACCGTATTCCGACAGCAGCGAGTTGTAAACCTGAAACTTCTGCTGGCCTTCCTGAATGAAATCGAGCGACGAATACGATTGATTCGTTTCAGCATCATGCAGCACGGAATGGCGGTGCGAGAATGTACCACGCTGCACATCCTGACCACTCAACCGAACGGGCTTTCCTTCGAGCAGCAGTGAACCATAGGCCAGCAATTCAGCCGTTCCCCAGTTCACCATTTTCGTATCGTTGAGCATGGTCTGCCGATCTTTCAGCAATTTGTCAATTTGCTTCAACGGCTTAAATCCTTCCGGAATTTTCACCAGAGCTTTACCGACCAATTCCAGCGTTTCGGGCGAAATTTTCGTTTCGGGCGACTTATCAAAATCACTCGGCTCACTAAACCGAAGCTCAGCCCAGTCAAGGTCAAGGCGCAGTGGTTTATAGGGAATTTCGGCCTTCTGTTTCACCCGATCAAGGCGATCCTGCAATTGCTTTTTAAACTCCGTATCCATGCGCGTTGCCAGTTCGGCGTCTACATCGCCCCGCTGAATAAGCAGGTCTTTGTAGAGCTCACGCGGGTTGGCGTGCTTATCGATGATGTTATACATCGTTGGCTGGGTAAACTTCGGCTCATCGGCTTCATTATGACCGTAGCGACGATAGCAGACCATATCGATGAAGACATCACGATTGAACTTCTCACGAAACTCAACCGCCAGTTTAGCGCAGAAAATTACCGCTTCGGGATCATCGCCATTTACGTGAAAAATCGGCGCATCGATAATTTTAGCCACATCGGAGCAGTAAATCGACGACCGGGCATCTTCAAAGTCAGTCGTAAACCCAATCTGGTTGTTAATCACAAAATGGACTGTACCGCCGGTTTTGTAACCCGCCAGCTTAGCCATTTGTGTCACTTCATAGACAATACCCTGCCCGGCCACGGCAGCATCACCATGGATCAGGATGGGCATTATTTTGGTAAAGTCGCCTTTGTATTCTTCATCGGCCTGTGCCCGCACAAACCCTTCAACTACCGGATTGACGGCTTCCAGGTGCGACGGGTTCGGAGCCAGTTTGACACTGATCTGCTTTCCCGATTTGGTTTCAATCAGGCTGGAATAGCCAAGATGGTATTTAACGTCACCATCACCATGTACCTGATCGGGCACATTTCCTTCGAACCCATCAAATATTGATTCGTATGATTTGCCCAGAATATTCGCCAATACGTTCAGGCGCCCCCGGTGGGCCATACCGATCATCACTTCCTCAACGCCCATGTCGGCCGCCTGATTGATAATTGTATCCAGCGCCGGAATAGTTACCTCACCACCTTCGAGCGAAAACCGCTTCTGACCCAAATATTTTGTGGCCAGGAAGTTTTCAAAAACGGTAGCTTCATTCAGTTTTTCGAGAATGCGTTTTTTCTCATCGAGAGAAGGCATAAACACGAGTGCTTCCTTCTCAATTTTGTTCCGGAGCCAGTTCTTGACATCCAGTTCGCGGATGTACATATACTCGAAACCGATCTCACCAGCGTAAATCTTCCGAAGCGAATCCATAATGACCCGTAACGTAGCGGGTCCGATTCCGAGTAATTTACCCGATTCAAATACGGTGTCCAGATCCGCGTCAGACAGCGCATAATCGGGAAGATCGACCCGAGGCTGGCGGTCTTTACGGGCTTTCAGCGGGTTCGTCTTGGCCAGCAAATGGCCACGAGACCGATACGCTTTAATTAAACTAGCGACCGAAACTTCTTTTTCGGCGTGGCTGGCGTCAACCGGCTTTGCCGAAACATCAGCCTGATGGGCGGTTTGCCCGTTTCCATTGGCTGAAGCGCCATTGGTTTTACCATTGGACCCATTGGCGTTTTCGCCATAGGTCAATGAGAATTCAAATCCTTTGAAAAATTGCTGCCAGCTTTCGTCAACTGCCTGGGGGTCTTGCTTGTAAGACTGATAGAGTTGATCTACGTAAGCCGCGTCGGAATTGGCGATATATGAGTACTGATCCATGACGGGGGCGCGTCGTTGTTTTGACCCGCAAAGGTAACGTATCGGCCAAACAGTTGGCCCTAAAATTTTTGGTTTTTATTCTATGTCTTTGCTAGTAACGACACCCTTCGTTTTATAACAGTATTCATGAGGGTTTAGTTGATCAATGCCTTCTTAATCTAATGGCTACATAGAAAAGGCTTAGTCACTATTTTTGCGCTCCTGACATAGTTCGATTAATACGCCATTGGTTCCTTTCGGATGTAAAAAACAGACAAGCTTATTGTCGGCTCCCGTTTTGGGTGTTTCGCTCAGCAACGTAAAGCCTTCGCCTTTTAGCCGATCCATTTCTGCATAGATATCATCTACTTCAAAGGCAATATGATGGATGCCTTCCCCTTTCTTTTCCAGAAATCCGGCAATCGGACTTGTCGGAGTTAAGGCTTCCAGTAGCTCAATTTTGGTTTGATTGATTCGGAAGAAAGACGTTGCGACTCCTTCCGTTTCCACTATTTCGGATTTATAGGGCTCTATGCCTAGAAGCTTTGTAAATAAATCATTGGACGCGGCAATGTCGCGGACAGCAATACCGATGTGTTCGACGTTGGTGAGCATATTTTTATCTGGACTGACGCCCAATTAGTTGGTAAGTTGAGCGACTACGCTGGGTAAACAGAACTTTTCCGATTGGCAGAAAGTTAATAGATCAGCATTAATTCGCGTCAAAATCGATTCTATTACGACTATGGTTACTGTTTCAGAAATCGCTAAAAATAAGATTGTTGAACTACGCCAGAAAGATGGCCTTGCCGACGAATACTCCATTCGGGTGGCTGTGCAGGGCGGAGGTTGTTCGGGTCTGATGTATGATCTACAATTTGATGCAACACAGCAGCCAACCGACCATGTCGTTGAAGATAAAGGCATTAAGATTCTGGTAGACCGTAAAAGTCTGTTGTATCTGGCCGGCACTGAGCTTGATTTTTCGGACGGTTTGAATGGCAAAGGATTTCAGTTTAAAAATCCGAACGCCAGTCGCACCTGCGGTTGTGGCGAAAGTTTTGCCGTATAACATTCCGATACTACTTTTGAAAAACACCGTCCGTATGATGACGGTGTTTTTTTATGACCCCACTTTTTCCTTACCATGTCACTTCAAGCCAAGCCCGTCAGTCATTCACGCACAACCCTGACTGAGTTAATGATTCCAGCTTATGCCAACTTTGGCGGTAAGATTCACGGTGGCACCTTGCTATCGCTGATGGATAAAGTTGCCTACGCCTGTTCAGCAAAGCATGCCGGACAGTATTGCGTAACGGTCTCTGTGGATGGCGTCAACTTTCGCCAGCCGGTTGAAGTTGGTGAGCTGGTTTCACTTATGGCATCGGTTAATTATGTTGGTCGGACTTCGCTGGTCGTTGGCATAAAAGTTATCGCTGAAAACGTAAAAGTCGGCACGGTAAAACATACGAATACCAGCTATTTTACGATGGTCGCCAAAGACGATCTCGACCGCCCAACGGAAGTACCCCCTCTCCTGCTCGAAACACCCGACGATGTTCGACGTTTTCTGGAAGCGATGAAGCGGAAAGAACTCCGTGCGGCTTACAGCGAACACTTCGATAATGCCCGCCTTCGGATGTTACATAACGAAAATATTGATCAGCTAACCGGCGAGCGTTGTCAGCTCACCGATGAGCTGAAAAAAAATCTGTAGAACCGGCAGGCGTTGACCCTACAATTCGGCACGAACAATTTTTGCTCCAGCCACCATGTTGGCTAATTTTTGTTTTGCTGCCCATCGGGCTGTCTGGCTAAGACCACAATCGGGCGCAACGGCCAGTTTTTCGGCAGGAACGTAGGGTAAACATTTCCGAATACGCTCAGCGACATCGTCTGGAGTTTCGATGTAATAACTTTTTACATCAATCACTCCGACGGCAACATCGAATTTCTCGGCAAATCGTTCTAACAGATTAACTTCGGCAAAATTCAGGATGGTCATCTCGGAGTGAAGCTCGTCTACGGTCATATCCAGAAAATCGGGGAGCATGGGGGCAATCGTTTTCTTACCAACCGACCGGCCTTTGTAATTTCCGAAACAGAGGTGCATGGAAAGCCGGGTTTTGCCAACCCCCGGCGCAACTGTCCGATTGAAAATATCGACAAACCGTTTTGTATCCTCACGGTAGGCATAGCAGGACATTGACGGTTCATCGACGCAGATCTCCGGAACGCCAAGGGCAACCAAATCGGCAATCTCCTTATTGACGAGTGGCAATAAGGCTTCAGTCACCTCCCAGCGATCTTTGTATAAACCTCCGGGTAGCAACCGTCCGCTGAGTGTATAAGGGCCGGGGATCGAAACTTTTAGACCCTGACCATCAGGAGCCAATCGTTTCAATCGCAGGTATTCATCTACTACGCCAAGGCCTTTAGGAGCCGTAAGTGGCTCAACAATGTTGTGTTTACCCCGCTGATCGTGAGCAGGAGGCCCAAATCGCCGTAGTTCGGTATCGTTATTCTGAATCCCATTGATGTATCCATAGAACGACAGATTAAAATCAAACCGGGTTTGTTCGCCATCGGTTATAACGTCTAAACCGGCCGCGACCTGATCGTGAACAGACGCTACTACGGCGTCTTCAATCATTTCGTTGATGTCGGCAGGGCCAAACTGAGCTAGATTCTGGCTCGAAAATTCGAGCCAGCCCGGAAACGGCATCGATCCGACAACCGTAGTTTTAACAGGAACTGACTGCATTTTTCAATGAATAATGTGTACTATAAACCTTGTTGTAAGTTCGCAACAATTTTTACATTTCACATTATTCATTTTATTTTCTGCTAGAATGGCTTTTTACCGATTACTTTTTTGAAGACCTCTTTCAGCAACACCGGTAAGGTAAAATTGTGACTAACGGCATAACGAAAGCTACCCGTATTGATGGTTTCGATTGGCTTTCCATTCTCGCTGTGCTGTACTACTTTTCCGGTAGCAATATTAATGACATGGCGCAGATTCAGATTATTGGCAAACATGTCTGAAAAACGGGGCGAGTAATACATGCACCCTTCAAAATAATAATGCGTAACCTGCGACCAGCGTGTCACATTACCCCCTTTAATTGGCATACCACCATGCACCAGATTTGACGACCAAATCAATACATCGCCTTTTTCCATATGAATTTCCTGACGCTGATATCCTTTAGCTTCCATGAATTCCTCCATAAAATCTTCGTAATGCGGATATTCAGCGTAGTTCTCTTCTGCTTCTATACCGATATCAAAATAATTGAACTCCTCCTGCCGCTGCGAACGTGGATAGTAAAATAAGGGGCCGTTATTGGCATTTGTTGCTTCTAACGCTACCCATACGCCACACATGAACCGGGCGGGTGTACTGCTAAAGTGAATGGTATCGGAGTGGGCCCGCTGTTGTGTGCCGAATTTAAAATTAAGCGTCTGAAATGGTATTGGTTCACGCTCATAAAGCAGCCGTAGTACGTCAAAAATCTGTGGTACGCTCGCGATCTCGCGTACAGTTGAATATTTTTTCCAAAGATCCTGATGACGGGAAGGCTGTTCGCCAACCTTGGCTGGATATTCGTTCTGGATCTGCTGTAGAGTTCGATCAATCAATTCGTGACTTACCTGTTGGCGCAACAACAAAAATCCTTCGCGATTATAATGCGTAACCATTTCATGTTGCTCGGGTGTCAGCTCTTTTTTTTGTAATAAATCGTTAAAAAAAGGAGATTCGACCCATGGCAAATTCATTTTCTCAGCTAAGGAGACGTTCTTCATGATTTTTTCTTTTTCAGGATTATTGAATAGCAAAATAATTTTCAAAAGAGGCCAAGTAAATCAAATGACAACATCAAATAAACCTGCTGCCTATCAATAAATTACAGAAGCGATTTTTTGTGTTAGTGCCTTTTACTTAAATGCGATTAAAGGTATAAATTCTCCAATTAATTATGATGTACCAGCCCAAAATATGATACTATATGGGGGTAAAAAATGACGTGTTTTTTGTTAACGGTAGACCCTATACTCCCACCAAAGCATATCCTCTACTCGGTCGAACAATCTGAATTTATTTTTTTCCAGCACTTTCTGGGAGGCTACATTTTCAGCTTCAGTATCCGCTATTACTCGACCAACGCCCGGTTGTTTTGTTGCCCATGTCAATAAACCACCAACCATTTCACTCATATAGCCATTCCGACGGAAGGCAGGGTAGGTACCATAACCGATCTCAATAGTCTCATTTTCATCGGGTTCCCCTTTAAATTTTGCCTCCGCAACAAACTGTTGTTTCTGGCGATCGATAGCCAGCCACATAGTATGGTAAAGTGGATCATTGGCCGGATCCTGCACGCGTGGAATGGCAAAGTAAGTGATGATGCTCAACACGGGCTC comes from Spirosoma aureum and encodes:
- a CDS encoding HesB/IscA family protein, whose translation is MVTVSEIAKNKIVELRQKDGLADEYSIRVAVQGGGCSGLMYDLQFDATQQPTDHVVEDKGIKILVDRKSLLYLAGTELDFSDGLNGKGFQFKNPNASRTCGCGESFAV
- a CDS encoding acyl-CoA thioesterase — protein: MSLQAKPVSHSRTTLTELMIPAYANFGGKIHGGTLLSLMDKVAYACSAKHAGQYCVTVSVDGVNFRQPVEVGELVSLMASVNYVGRTSLVVGIKVIAENVKVGTVKHTNTSYFTMVAKDDLDRPTEVPPLLLETPDDVRRFLEAMKRKELRAAYSEHFDNARLRMLHNENIDQLTGERCQLTDELKKNL
- a CDS encoding methionine synthase encodes the protein MQSVPVKTTVVGSMPFPGWLEFSSQNLAQFGPADINEMIEDAVVASVHDQVAAGLDVITDGEQTRFDFNLSFYGYINGIQNNDTELRRFGPPAHDQRGKHNIVEPLTAPKGLGVVDEYLRLKRLAPDGQGLKVSIPGPYTLSGRLLPGGLYKDRWEVTEALLPLVNKEIADLVALGVPEICVDEPSMSCYAYREDTKRFVDIFNRTVAPGVGKTRLSMHLCFGNYKGRSVGKKTIAPMLPDFLDMTVDELHSEMTILNFAEVNLLERFAEKFDVAVGVIDVKSYYIETPDDVAERIRKCLPYVPAEKLAVAPDCGLSQTARWAAKQKLANMVAGAKIVRAEL
- a CDS encoding phytanoyl-CoA dioxygenase family protein → MKNVSLAEKMNLPWVESPFFNDLLQKKELTPEQHEMVTHYNREGFLLLRQQVSHELIDRTLQQIQNEYPAKVGEQPSRHQDLWKKYSTVREIASVPQIFDVLRLLYEREPIPFQTLNFKFGTQQRAHSDTIHFSSTPARFMCGVWVALEATNANNGPLFYYPRSQRQEEFNYFDIGIEAEENYAEYPHYEDFMEEFMEAKGYQRQEIHMEKGDVLIWSSNLVHGGMPIKGGNVTRWSQVTHYYFEGCMYYSPRFSDMFANNLNLRHVINIATGKVVQHSENGKPIETINTGSFRYAVSHNFTLPVLLKEVFKKVIGKKPF
- a CDS encoding GNAT family N-acetyltransferase, whose amino-acid sequence is MIETQRLTIVPLTLDQLRLHIAGRYQLENEFGLKKGHREVVEPVLSIITYFAIPRVQDPANDPLYHTMWLAIDRQKQQFVAEAKFKGEPDENETIEIGYGTYPAFRRNGYMSEMVGGLLTWATKQPGVGRVIADTEAENVASQKVLEKNKFRLFDRVEDMLWWEYRVYR